The proteins below come from a single Serpentinimonas raichei genomic window:
- a CDS encoding NAD kinase — protein sequence MPPLAELHFRHVAVIGKYNAVGSRGAIDTLAHFLLQQGCAVSLERETALNTGLDQHPVLDVSEIGQHCDLALVLGGDGTMLGIGRQLARQNVPLVGINQGRLGFITDIPWQGYAPVLQAMLHGQFVHDRRALMHASVWRDGQCVFETIAMNDVVVNRGSAPSMIELRVEVDGHFVAKQRADGLVIATPTGCTAYALSAGGPLLHPAIDGWIMAPIAPHTLTNRPIVLPASGEIAVEVVSGRDASAHFDMQSFTSLLHGDRIVVRRAAHQLCLLHPLGWSFFDTLRRKLHWNEGGVG from the coding sequence ATGCCACCCTTGGCAGAGCTGCACTTTCGCCACGTGGCGGTGATCGGCAAGTACAACGCCGTGGGCTCACGCGGCGCCATCGACACGCTGGCGCATTTTTTGTTGCAGCAAGGTTGCGCCGTCAGTCTGGAGCGCGAGACGGCCCTCAACACCGGACTGGACCAGCACCCGGTGCTCGATGTGAGCGAAATCGGCCAGCACTGCGATCTGGCGCTGGTGCTGGGTGGCGACGGCACCATGCTTGGTATCGGGCGCCAGTTGGCACGCCAGAACGTGCCACTGGTGGGCATCAACCAAGGCCGCCTGGGCTTTATCACCGACATCCCTTGGCAGGGCTACGCGCCGGTGTTGCAAGCCATGTTGCACGGCCAGTTCGTGCACGACCGGCGCGCCCTGATGCACGCCAGCGTCTGGCGCGACGGCCAGTGCGTGTTCGAGACCATCGCCATGAACGATGTGGTGGTGAATCGCGGCAGCGCGCCCAGCATGATCGAATTGCGGGTCGAGGTCGATGGCCACTTTGTGGCCAAACAGCGCGCCGACGGGCTGGTGATCGCCACCCCCACCGGCTGCACCGCCTACGCCCTGTCGGCCGGCGGGCCACTGCTGCACCCGGCCATCGACGGCTGGATCATGGCCCCGATCGCGCCGCACACGCTCACCAACCGCCCGATCGTGCTGCCCGCCAGCGGCGAGATCGCGGTCGAGGTGGTTTCGGGCCGCGACGCCAGCGCGCACTTCGATATGCAGAGCTTTACCAGCCTGCTGCACGGCGACCGCATCGTGGTGCGGCGCGCGGCGCACCAGTTGTGCCTGCTGCACCCGCTGGGCTGGAGTTTTTTTGACACCTTGCGGCGCAAGCTGCACTGGAATGAGGGGGGCGTGGGTTGA
- a CDS encoding type II toxin-antitoxin system RelE/ParE family toxin, with product MGKPYRLSPLAEADLEEIWLYTLKHWSMKQADTYHHNLVAAFEGLAAGTKQGRPADVLPEFMKYLCGSHVVYFLDCSDHLDVIRVLHQRQDAEMHL from the coding sequence ATGGGTAAGCCCTACCGACTGTCTCCGCTGGCCGAGGCCGACCTTGAGGAAATCTGGCTCTACACGCTCAAACACTGGTCGATGAAGCAGGCAGACACCTACCACCACAACCTTGTGGCTGCCTTTGAGGGATTGGCAGCGGGCACAAAGCAGGGCCGCCCCGCTGATGTTTTGCCGGAATTCATGAAGTACCTGTGCGGCTCGCACGTGGTCTATTTTCTCGACTGCTCCGACCATCTGGACGTGATTCGCGTGCTGCATCAACGACAGGATGCTGAGATGCACCTTTAG
- the rapZ gene encoding RNase adapter RapZ, translating to MSGSGKSVALHALEDAGFYCVDNLPPDLLEPLIALQQAEATERVAVAIDVRSARALPTLPLRLRQLRERGLPLTVLFLDTSTETLVRRFSETRRLHPLSLKDSSDQRRALFEAIELERELLSSLRDLAQVLDTSQLKAAHLRSSVKALLQLAPARLTLVFESFAFKRGVPMDADFVFDVRMLPNPHYEPELRLLTGRDGPVVKFLLAEAEVAAMQEQIGGFLQRWLPRLEADHRSYVTVAIGCTGGQHRSVYLVERLAERFAGLASVQIRHRELDALQHP from the coding sequence ATGTCGGGCTCGGGCAAATCGGTGGCCCTACACGCGCTCGAAGACGCCGGCTTTTACTGCGTGGACAACCTGCCGCCCGATCTGCTGGAGCCGCTGATCGCCTTGCAGCAAGCCGAAGCCACCGAGCGCGTGGCGGTGGCCATCGACGTGCGCAGCGCCCGCGCCCTGCCCACCCTGCCCTTGCGGCTGCGCCAGTTGCGCGAGCGCGGCCTGCCGCTCACGGTGCTGTTCCTCGACACCAGCACCGAAACCCTGGTGCGCCGCTTCTCCGAAACCCGGCGCCTGCACCCGCTCTCGCTCAAAGACAGCAGCGACCAGCGCCGCGCCTTGTTTGAGGCGATCGAGCTCGAACGCGAACTGCTCAGCAGCCTGCGCGATCTGGCCCAGGTGCTCGACACCAGCCAGCTCAAGGCGGCGCACCTGCGCAGCTCGGTCAAGGCGCTGCTGCAACTGGCCCCGGCCCGGCTGACGCTGGTGTTCGAGTCCTTTGCCTTCAAGCGCGGGGTGCCGATGGACGCCGATTTCGTGTTCGACGTGCGCATGTTGCCCAACCCCCATTACGAACCCGAGCTGCGCCTGCTGACCGGACGCGACGGCCCCGTGGTCAAGTTTTTGCTGGCCGAAGCCGAGGTGGCTGCCATGCAAGAGCAGATCGGGGGTTTTTTGCAGCGCTGGCTGCCGCGGCTGGAGGCCGACCACCGCAGCTACGTCACGGTGGCGATCGGCTGCACTGGCGGGCAGCACCGCTCGGTGTATCTGGTTGAGCGCTTGGCCGAGCGCTTTGCGGGCCTAGCCAGCGTACAAATCCGGCACCGCGAACTCGACGCCTTGCAGCACCCCTAA
- a CDS encoding tetratricopeptide repeat protein: protein MATRLRGFLGAGLSSLALLGFGFGHGPAGAQPAASPPTLELQFPGPPTALDTETFYQLLLAEFKFQRSDPGGAHSLMLDAAVRLQRPELFRRAVEIALQGRAGNSAFNAARDWSSAFPQSDEPLRFQLQILLALNRPGEIGPVLQRLIQMTPIERRHEVISAIPATLSRLSDRAAARRVVHEALQAALADPATAATAHAALGRMDLLQGERRAALQAAQQALRLQPDSVHGASLALELLQQQNSEADPLLRAYLDRTDAADATQRHDLHLAYVQRLIELRRVSDAQRELRLLTERAPRFAPAWLLQGILQTQSRRPGPARIALLRFLELAPELPAEQGARGRTQAYLHLAQLAELQRDFAAAHGWLDRIADPDAAGFSLQLRRAHLMARQGQVEAARQLLRDQPEQDDAQARRKLVAEAQLLRDLGQYDNALQIYGQALQRFPDDPDLLYEKALTAKRAGQYEAMEQMLRLLMQRHPDYHHAYNALGYSLADRNLRLQEARSLIQKALAVDPNDAYILDSMGWVEFRLGNHTEALRLLLQAFERLPDAEIAAHLGEVHWVLGQREQALAVWRLGLELNPENETLLQTLRRLQVQL from the coding sequence ATGGCCACCCGACTGCGGGGCTTTTTGGGGGCTGGATTGAGCAGCTTGGCGCTGCTCGGGTTCGGATTCGGGCACGGCCCGGCCGGGGCCCAACCGGCTGCCAGCCCGCCCACCCTTGAATTGCAATTTCCCGGCCCGCCCACCGCGCTGGATACCGAGACCTTCTACCAGTTGCTGCTGGCCGAGTTCAAATTCCAGCGCAGCGACCCGGGCGGCGCGCACTCGCTCATGCTCGACGCCGCCGTGCGCCTGCAACGCCCCGAGTTGTTTCGCCGCGCCGTCGAAATCGCCCTGCAAGGCCGCGCGGGCAACTCCGCCTTCAACGCCGCGCGCGACTGGTCCAGCGCCTTTCCCCAAAGCGACGAGCCGCTGCGTTTTCAGTTGCAGATTTTGCTGGCACTCAACCGCCCGGGCGAAATCGGCCCGGTGCTGCAGCGCCTGATCCAGATGACTCCGATCGAGCGCCGCCACGAGGTCATCAGCGCCATTCCGGCCACGCTGAGCCGCCTGAGCGACCGGGCTGCCGCCCGGCGCGTGGTGCACGAGGCGCTGCAAGCCGCGTTGGCCGACCCCGCCACCGCCGCCACCGCGCACGCCGCCTTGGGGCGCATGGATCTGCTGCAAGGCGAGCGCCGGGCGGCGCTGCAAGCGGCGCAGCAGGCCCTGCGGCTCCAACCCGATTCGGTGCACGGTGCCAGCTTGGCGCTGGAGTTGCTGCAGCAGCAAAACAGCGAAGCCGATCCGCTGCTGCGCGCCTACCTCGACCGCACCGACGCCGCCGACGCAACCCAGCGCCACGACTTGCATCTGGCCTACGTGCAACGCCTGATCGAACTGCGGCGCGTCTCCGACGCCCAGCGCGAGCTGCGTCTGCTGACCGAGCGCGCACCCCGGTTCGCCCCGGCTTGGCTGCTGCAAGGAATCTTGCAAACCCAGTCGCGCCGACCCGGCCCGGCCCGCATCGCCTTGCTGCGTTTTTTGGAACTGGCCCCCGAGCTGCCCGCCGAGCAAGGCGCTCGCGGGCGCACCCAAGCCTATTTGCATTTGGCCCAACTGGCCGAATTGCAACGCGACTTTGCCGCCGCCCATGGCTGGCTCGATCGCATTGCCGACCCCGACGCGGCCGGATTCTCGCTGCAGCTTCGGCGCGCGCACCTGATGGCCCGCCAAGGTCAGGTCGAGGCCGCAAGGCAGCTTTTGCGCGATCAACCCGAGCAAGACGACGCCCAGGCCCGGCGCAAGCTGGTGGCCGAAGCGCAACTGCTGCGCGATCTCGGCCAGTACGACAACGCCTTGCAGATCTACGGGCAGGCGCTGCAACGCTTCCCGGACGACCCCGACCTGCTCTACGAAAAAGCCCTCACCGCCAAACGCGCCGGCCAGTACGAGGCCATGGAGCAGATGCTGCGCCTGCTGATGCAGCGCCACCCCGACTACCACCACGCCTACAACGCCCTGGGCTATTCGCTGGCCGACCGCAACCTGCGCTTGCAAGAAGCGCGCTCCCTGATTCAAAAAGCCCTAGCCGTCGACCCCAACGACGCCTACATCCTCGACAGCATGGGCTGGGTCGAATTTCGCCTAGGCAACCACACCGAAGCGCTGCGGCTGTTGCTGCAGGCCTTTGAGCGCTTGCCCGACGCCGAGATCGCCGCCCATCTGGGCGAAGTGCACTGGGTGTTGGGGCAACGCGAGCAGGCGCTGGCGGTCTGGCGACTGGGGCTGGAGCTCAACCCAGAAAACGAGACCCTGCTCCAGACCTTGCGCCGCTTGCAGGTCCAGCTATGA
- the mutM gene encoding bifunctional DNA-formamidopyrimidine glycosylase/DNA-(apurinic or apyrimidinic site) lyase, with protein sequence MPELPEVETTRLNIAERLLGARIERIGLGKPLRWPLGVAPEALLQRQVLGVRRRGKYLLLDLDHGLLLLHLGMSGSLRLATELPPPGPHDHFDMLTNHGVLRLHDPRRFGAVVYAQSESDPVALKLLGRLGVEPLSPAFEPKAFFAALRQRRACIKQVLLAGEVVVGVGNIYASEALFAAGIRPTTVAARLSRPRVQRLHAAIVQVLQQALQAGGSSLRNFSNADGQSGHFQLQTQVYDRAGQPCRVCGNPIRLLRQGQRSSYYCAHCQKA encoded by the coding sequence ATGCCCGAACTGCCCGAAGTCGAAACCACCCGTCTCAACATTGCCGAGCGGCTGCTGGGGGCCCGCATCGAGCGCATCGGGCTGGGCAAGCCGCTGCGTTGGCCACTCGGGGTGGCACCCGAAGCGCTGTTGCAGCGCCAAGTGCTGGGGGTGCGCAGGCGTGGCAAATACCTGCTGCTCGATTTGGACCACGGGCTGCTGTTGTTGCACTTGGGCATGTCGGGCAGCCTGCGTTTGGCCACCGAGTTGCCGCCACCGGGCCCGCACGACCATTTTGATATGCTGACCAACCATGGCGTGCTGCGCTTGCACGATCCGCGCCGTTTTGGGGCGGTGGTCTATGCCCAGAGCGAGTCCGACCCGGTAGCGCTCAAGCTGCTGGGTCGGCTGGGGGTGGAGCCGCTCTCGCCAGCCTTCGAGCCCAAGGCCTTTTTTGCGGCTTTGCGCCAGCGCCGCGCCTGCATCAAGCAGGTGTTGCTGGCGGGCGAGGTGGTGGTGGGAGTGGGCAATATTTATGCCTCCGAGGCCTTGTTTGCTGCCGGCATTCGCCCCACCACGGTGGCGGCGCGCCTGAGCCGGCCACGGGTGCAGCGGCTGCATGCCGCGATCGTGCAGGTGCTGCAACAGGCCTTGCAAGCCGGGGGCAGCAGCTTGCGCAACTTCTCCAACGCCGACGGGCAAAGCGGCCACTTTCAACTGCAAACCCAAGTCTATGACCGGGCTGGGCAGCCGTGCCGGGTCTGTGGCAACCCGATCCGGCTGCTGCGTCAGGGGCAGCGTTCGAGTTACTACTGCGCACATTGTCAAAAAGCCTGA
- a CDS encoding type II toxin-antitoxin system ParD family antitoxin — protein MSRNTSVSLGTHFTSFIDAQVQGGRYGSASDVVRAGLRLLEEHEAKVKALQDALNAGLESGEPRSFDSGAFLNRMHARHG, from the coding sequence ATGAGCCGAAACACATCCGTATCCCTCGGTACGCACTTCACCAGCTTCATTGATGCCCAAGTGCAAGGCGGGCGCTATGGCTCGGCCAGTGATGTGGTCCGGGCAGGGTTGCGGCTGCTGGAAGAGCACGAAGCCAAGGTGAAGGCGCTGCAAGATGCGCTGAACGCTGGCCTTGAGTCCGGTGAACCACGCTCGTTCGATAGCGGAGCGTTCTTGAACCGAATGCACGCGCGGCATGGGTAA
- the hrcA gene encoding heat-inducible transcriptional repressor HrcA translates to MLDDRSKLLLKALVERYIADGQPVGSRTLARAAGLELSPATVRNVMSDLEELGLIASPHTSAGRVPTARGYRLFVDTMLTARRDDVQTVDAMPPATLQGEQPRLVINQAAQLLSSLSHFVGVVRVPKRVSVFRHIEFLSLSQRRVLVILVSPDGEVQNHVIHTQTELEQSRLQEAANFLNAHYAGLTLVEVRDRLRAEVESLRGEISSLMLQAVELGSESDAQQDAVVVAGERNLLSVSDFTHDLGQLRRLFDLFEQKTQIMRLLDVSHQAEGVRIYIGGDSQGGVPFEDLSVVSAPYTVDGTVVGTLGVIGPQRMPYERMIQIVDITAKLVGNALSQPRQ, encoded by the coding sequence ATGCTCGATGACCGCTCCAAGCTCTTACTCAAAGCCTTGGTTGAACGCTATATTGCCGACGGCCAACCGGTGGGTTCGCGCACCCTCGCGCGCGCGGCCGGGCTGGAGTTGTCGCCGGCCACCGTGCGCAACGTGATGAGCGACCTGGAAGAGCTCGGCCTGATCGCCAGCCCGCACACCTCGGCTGGCCGGGTGCCCACGGCGCGCGGCTACCGCCTGTTCGTCGACACCATGCTCACTGCCCGCCGCGACGACGTGCAGACCGTCGATGCCATGCCCCCGGCCACCTTGCAAGGCGAACAACCGCGCCTGGTGATCAACCAGGCGGCGCAACTGCTCTCCAGCCTGTCGCATTTCGTCGGGGTGGTGAGGGTGCCCAAGCGCGTCAGCGTGTTTAGGCACATCGAGTTTTTGAGTCTGTCGCAACGGCGCGTGCTGGTGATTTTGGTCTCGCCCGACGGTGAGGTGCAAAACCACGTCATCCACACCCAGACCGAATTGGAGCAGAGCCGACTGCAAGAAGCGGCCAACTTTCTCAACGCCCATTACGCGGGCCTGACGCTGGTCGAGGTGCGCGACCGCCTGCGCGCCGAGGTCGAGAGCTTGCGCGGCGAAATTTCCTCCCTCATGCTGCAAGCGGTCGAACTCGGCAGCGAGTCGGATGCGCAACAAGACGCGGTGGTGGTGGCAGGCGAACGCAACCTGCTGTCGGTGAGCGATTTCACGCACGACCTGGGGCAGTTGCGGCGGCTTTTTGACCTGTTTGAGCAAAAAACCCAGATCATGCGGCTGCTCGATGTGTCGCACCAGGCCGAAGGGGTGCGCATTTATATCGGCGGCGACAGCCAGGGCGGCGTGCCTTTCGAGGATTTGTCGGTGGTCAGCGCCCCCTACACCGTGGATGGCACCGTGGTGGGCACCTTGGGCGTGATCGGCCCGCAGCGCATGCCCTACGAGCGCATGATCCAGATCGTGGACATCACGGCCAAGCTGGTGGGCAACGCCCTGAGCCAACCTCGGCAATAA
- the recN gene encoding DNA repair protein RecN yields MSWQRMVLRDFVIVRELELDLSRGFTVLTGETGAGKSILIDALQLALGARADASVVRDGAARAEIVAEFEPTPAALLWLAEQGFEGEVGEPLRLKRQLDAQGRSRAWINGSAASATQLRELGELLLDIHGQHAWQSLTRPEAVRHLLDDYARIDPRTLRQLWTDWRSAQRSLEQAHTQQSQLQQERERLQWQLSELERLAPQPGEWEDLNLQHGRLAHAQALLEAAQTALHCLSEDESNARRLLHRAAQALQAQQHVEPRYQGLAELLNSALAQVDDACHDLQQHAQRSELDPAALQALDQRLGLWLALARRLRCEPQALAERLQACRQALAELERSADLAALEAAEGAALARFRAEAERLSALRLEAGGRLGHAITQAMQGLGMAGGRFEVRLQALPEPQAHGLDQVEFLVAAHPGSTPRPVGKVASGGELSRIALAISVCTSEVGSAPTLIFDEVDSGIGGAVAHTVGQLMRRLGHDRQVLAVTHLPQVAACAHQHLRVSKGQDAHGSSSRVEPLHGAQRVAEVARMLGGQQLTATTLAHAQELLCNSS; encoded by the coding sequence TTGAGCTGGCAACGCATGGTGCTGCGCGATTTTGTGATCGTGCGCGAACTGGAACTGGATTTGAGCCGCGGCTTTACCGTGCTCACCGGCGAGACCGGGGCTGGCAAGTCGATCCTGATCGATGCGCTGCAACTGGCGCTGGGCGCACGCGCCGACGCCTCGGTGGTGCGCGACGGCGCGGCGCGGGCCGAGATCGTGGCCGAGTTCGAGCCCACGCCGGCCGCGCTGCTCTGGCTGGCCGAACAGGGCTTTGAGGGCGAGGTGGGCGAGCCCTTGCGGCTCAAGCGCCAGCTCGACGCCCAAGGCCGCAGCCGGGCCTGGATCAATGGCAGCGCCGCCAGCGCGACCCAGTTGCGCGAGTTGGGCGAATTGCTGCTCGACATCCACGGCCAGCACGCCTGGCAGAGCCTGACGCGGCCCGAGGCGGTGCGCCACTTGCTCGACGACTACGCCCGCATCGACCCGCGCACCCTGCGCCAGCTCTGGACCGACTGGCGCAGCGCACAGCGCAGCCTGGAACAAGCGCACACGCAGCAAAGCCAGTTGCAGCAGGAGCGCGAACGCCTGCAATGGCAGTTGAGCGAACTCGAACGCCTAGCCCCGCAGCCGGGCGAATGGGAAGACCTCAACTTGCAACACGGTCGGCTGGCGCACGCGCAAGCGCTGCTGGAGGCGGCGCAAACGGCGCTGCACTGCCTGAGCGAAGACGAAAGCAACGCCCGCCGCCTGCTGCACCGCGCCGCGCAGGCGCTGCAAGCGCAGCAGCACGTGGAACCGCGCTACCAGGGGCTGGCCGAGCTGCTGAATAGCGCGCTGGCGCAGGTGGATGACGCCTGCCACGACCTGCAGCAGCACGCGCAGCGCAGCGAGCTCGACCCGGCGGCGCTGCAGGCGCTGGACCAGCGCCTGGGCCTGTGGCTGGCGCTGGCGCGGCGCTTGCGCTGCGAGCCGCAGGCGCTGGCCGAGCGGCTGCAAGCCTGCCGCCAGGCGCTGGCCGAGCTCGAGCGCAGCGCCGACTTGGCCGCGCTCGAGGCAGCCGAAGGCGCCGCCCTAGCCCGCTTTCGCGCCGAAGCCGAGCGCCTCAGCGCCCTGCGGCTGGAGGCCGGGGGCCGACTCGGGCACGCCATCACGCAGGCCATGCAGGGCCTGGGCATGGCCGGCGGGCGCTTCGAGGTGCGGCTGCAAGCCCTGCCGGAGCCGCAAGCGCATGGCCTAGATCAGGTGGAATTTTTGGTGGCTGCGCACCCCGGCAGCACGCCGCGGCCGGTGGGCAAGGTGGCCTCGGGGGGCGAGTTGTCTCGCATCGCGCTGGCGATCTCGGTCTGCACCAGCGAGGTCGGCAGCGCCCCGACGCTGATCTTCGACGAGGTCGATAGCGGCATCGGCGGTGCGGTGGCGCACACCGTGGGCCAGCTCATGCGCCGCCTTGGGCACGACCGCCAGGTGCTGGCCGTGACCCATCTGCCGCAGGTCGCGGCCTGCGCGCACCAGCACCTGCGCGTGAGCAAAGGGCAAGACGCGCACGGCAGCAGCAGCCGGGTCGAACCCCTGCACGGCGCACAACGGGTGGCCGAGGTGGCGCGCATGCTCGGCGGCCAGCAACTCACCGCAACCACTTTGGCGCACGCCCAGGAGCTGCTGTGCAACTCGTCCTGA
- the mutY gene encoding A/G-specific adenine glycosylase — protein sequence MEPAAFFDTLVAWQRRHGRHHLPWQGTRDPYRVWLSEIMLQQTQVATVLPYYQRFLQRFPHLSALAQAETDEVLAHWSGLGYYSRARHLHACARRLVQQGGYWPGTAAELQRLPGIGASTAAAIAAFCFGERVSILDGNAQRLLARLLAFEGDLAHAPAKRVLWQRAQALLDPQASADRMAAYTQGLMDLGAQICTRSRPRCPECPAAALCQGLAQQRVAELPQKSRRSPRRQEDWWLLLLRRADGAIWLQQRPPRGIWAGLYAPPVLHTEQAALQAPPGVCVGQTPILHPVIRHSLTHRELRLHPVQWQWAADAPDPAAGPGRWVHTLGKPQQHPAHQPIALPAPIRVWLLENLPPAPGA from the coding sequence GTGGAGCCAGCGGCTTTTTTTGACACGCTGGTGGCGTGGCAGCGCCGCCATGGCCGCCACCACCTGCCGTGGCAGGGCACGCGCGACCCGTACCGGGTTTGGTTGTCTGAAATCATGCTGCAGCAAACCCAAGTGGCTACCGTGCTGCCCTATTACCAGCGCTTTTTGCAGCGCTTCCCCCATTTGAGCGCACTGGCGCAAGCCGAGACCGACGAGGTGCTGGCGCATTGGAGCGGGCTGGGTTACTACAGCCGGGCCCGCCACTTGCACGCCTGCGCACGCCGGCTGGTGCAGCAGGGCGGGTACTGGCCGGGCACGGCGGCCGAGCTGCAGCGCCTGCCCGGCATCGGGGCCAGCACGGCGGCGGCGATTGCGGCCTTTTGCTTTGGCGAGCGGGTGTCGATTTTGGACGGCAACGCGCAGCGCCTGCTGGCGCGGCTGCTGGCCTTCGAGGGCGATTTGGCGCACGCGCCTGCCAAGCGTGTGCTGTGGCAGCGCGCCCAGGCGCTGCTGGACCCGCAAGCCAGCGCCGACCGCATGGCCGCCTACACCCAGGGCCTGATGGACTTGGGGGCGCAAATCTGCACCCGCAGCCGACCGCGCTGCCCCGAATGCCCAGCCGCCGCACTCTGCCAAGGGCTGGCGCAGCAGCGCGTGGCCGAGCTGCCGCAAAAATCGCGCCGCAGCCCACGCCGCCAAGAGGACTGGTGGTTGTTGCTGCTGCGCCGCGCCGACGGGGCGATCTGGCTGCAGCAGCGCCCGCCGCGTGGCATTTGGGCGGGCTTGTACGCGCCGCCGGTGCTGCACACCGAACAGGCCGCGTTGCAAGCGCCGCCCGGTGTGTGCGTGGGGCAAACGCCGATCCTGCATCCGGTCATCCGGCACAGCCTGACACACCGAGAGCTGCGCCTGCACCCGGTGCAGTGGCAGTGGGCCGCAGATGCACCAGACCCAGCAGCCGGTCCGGGGCGCTGGGTGCACACCTTGGGCAAGCCGCAGCAGCATCCAGCGCATCAACCCATCGCGCTGCCAGCCCCGATCCGCGTCTGGTTGCTGGAAAATCTGCCGCCTGCGCCGGGCGCTTAG
- a CDS encoding dynamin family protein: MAFIQQFEQHNRWRQLRTQDLMRLGQWLEAHDLLDEGSRARLANLQAQLASDRVMVAFVAEFSRGKSELINAIFFAGYGRRIMPASAGRTTMCPTELGYEADLPPCLRLLPIETRMQAQSLLEWRSAPEQWQRIDLDVNQPEQLAQAIERVAQTLRVPVEQARALGFWHEDNPQDNPAPGPDGLVEVPRWRHALINMAHPLLKQGLVIVDTPGLNAIGTEPELTVGLLPQAHAVVFILAADAGVSKSDLAIWREHLAPVAERSEARLVVLNKIDVLWDELSTPEAIEAQIERQRQHSAEVLGLQGQQVFAVSAQKGLLAKVRQDAQLLQQSRLPELERALADDVLGQRRRLLQSALEQAVHQLRTEVERQLQVRDHEIEEQVQELQSLRGKNATVIRQMRTRIELEQTEFDQSAARIQALRSVHLKTLRRLFALLGSNQIKSEVAELALALKQPGVKLGVKKIYTSTFARLRQNLAETQGLADEVHEMLSGMFRNLNAEYGFTLQAPLRLDLSRHLQAIDEIEITHLQYLGVTNLLRLTQAGFCERLAKAVLSRLRHLYEEASNEVELWSKTAAARLDGQLRERRRNFARRIEAVHRIQEAAGSLDERIDELQARQAEVGAEQTRWQQLCTEVSRPDAAGATLVPDAAGVARSERPEPALSSASG; this comes from the coding sequence ATGGCTTTTATCCAACAATTCGAGCAGCACAACCGCTGGCGCCAACTGCGGACGCAAGATTTGATGCGGCTTGGGCAGTGGCTCGAAGCGCACGACCTGCTCGACGAGGGTTCGCGCGCGCGCTTGGCCAATTTGCAGGCCCAGTTGGCCAGTGACCGGGTCATGGTGGCTTTCGTGGCCGAGTTTTCACGCGGCAAATCGGAGCTGATCAACGCCATTTTTTTTGCCGGCTACGGCCGCCGCATCATGCCCGCCAGCGCGGGGCGCACCACCATGTGCCCCACCGAACTGGGCTACGAGGCCGATCTGCCGCCTTGCTTGCGCCTGCTGCCGATCGAAACCCGCATGCAGGCGCAATCGTTGCTGGAATGGCGCAGCGCACCCGAGCAGTGGCAGCGCATCGACCTCGACGTGAACCAGCCCGAGCAACTCGCGCAAGCCATCGAGCGGGTGGCGCAGACCCTGCGCGTACCGGTCGAGCAAGCGCGCGCGCTGGGTTTTTGGCACGAGGACAACCCGCAAGACAACCCTGCACCCGGCCCTGATGGGCTGGTGGAGGTGCCGCGCTGGCGCCACGCCCTCATCAACATGGCGCACCCCTTGCTCAAGCAGGGTCTGGTGATCGTCGATACGCCGGGCCTGAACGCGATTGGCACCGAACCCGAGCTCACGGTGGGTTTGTTGCCGCAAGCGCACGCGGTGGTGTTCATTCTGGCGGCCGATGCCGGGGTGAGCAAGTCCGATTTGGCGATCTGGCGCGAACACCTGGCTCCGGTGGCCGAGCGCAGCGAGGCGCGCTTGGTGGTGCTCAACAAAATCGATGTGCTCTGGGACGAGTTGAGCACTCCCGAGGCCATCGAGGCCCAGATCGAGCGCCAGCGCCAGCACAGCGCCGAGGTGCTGGGCCTGCAAGGACAGCAGGTGTTTGCGGTGTCGGCCCAAAAAGGCCTGCTGGCCAAGGTGCGCCAAGATGCGCAGTTGTTGCAGCAAAGCCGCCTGCCGGAGCTCGAGCGCGCGCTGGCCGATGATGTGTTGGGGCAGCGGCGGCGCCTGTTGCAGTCGGCTCTGGAGCAGGCGGTGCATCAGTTGCGCACCGAAGTGGAGCGCCAGTTGCAGGTGCGCGACCACGAAATCGAAGAGCAGGTGCAAGAACTGCAATCCCTGCGTGGCAAAAACGCGACCGTGATTCGGCAAATGCGCACCCGCATCGAGCTCGAACAAACCGAGTTCGACCAAAGCGCGGCGCGCATCCAGGCCCTGCGTTCGGTGCACCTCAAGACGCTGCGGCGCTTGTTTGCCCTTTTGGGCAGCAACCAGATCAAGTCCGAAGTGGCCGAGTTGGCCTTGGCGCTTAAGCAGCCGGGGGTCAAGTTGGGCGTCAAGAAAATTTACACCAGCACCTTTGCCCGCTTGCGCCAAAATTTGGCCGAAACCCAAGGTTTGGCCGACGAGGTGCATGAAATGCTCTCGGGCATGTTTCGCAACCTCAATGCTGAATACGGTTTTACCTTGCAGGCTCCGCTGCGGCTCGATCTGTCGCGCCACTTGCAGGCAATCGACGAGATCGAAATCACCCACTTGCAGTATTTGGGCGTGACCAATCTGCTGCGCCTGACCCAAGCCGGTTTTTGCGAGCGTCTGGCCAAGGCGGTGCTGTCGCGCTTGCGCCATCTGTACGAGGAAGCTTCCAACGAAGTCGAGCTCTGGAGCAAGACCGCGGCGGCGCGGCTCGATGGCCAACTGCGTGAGCGGCGGCGCAATTTTGCCCGCCGCATCGAGGCGGTGCACCGCATCCAAGAGGCTGCGGGCAGCTTGGATGAGCGCATCGACGAGTTGCAGGCGCGCCAAGCCGAAGTCGGCGCCGAGCAAACGCGCTGGCAGCAGTTGTGCACCGAGGTGAGCCGGCCCGATGCGGCTGGCGCCACGCTGGTCCCCGATGCTGCTGGGGTGGCCCGTTCGGAGCGGCCCGAACCCGCGCTGTCCTCGGCCTCGGGTTGA